TTCACTCCCTTTACCTTCACCATATCGTCTGTACGCCCGATAAGCGTATCGATCCTCGGGTATTTGGAACCGCACGGGCAGCTGCCCGGGATGAATCTCGTCAGATCATGGGTACGGTAGCGGATGAGCGGCGCCCCCTGCTTGCGAAGCGTCGTCACGACGAGTTCTCCTATCTCTCCGTCCGGCACATTCTCTCCCGTCTTCGGGTCCACGATCTCAAAATATACATAGTCGTCCCAGTAATGCATGCCGCATTCACAGTCGCAGCTCATAGCGATACCCGGACCGTACACTTCCGTGAGCCCGTATATGTCATAGAGCTTAACGCCAAGTTCGTCGGCGATGCGCTTTCTCATCTTCGCCCCCCACCGCTCGGAGCCGATAACACCTTTCTTCAGGTATATCTTGTCTGTCATGTCTCTCTTTGCGATCTCCTCCGCCAGAAGGAGCGCATAGGAGGACGTAGCGCACAGAACAGTGGACTGCAGGTCGCGCATCATGCGGAGCTGCTTATCCGTATTGCCGGGACCCATCGGGACCGCCATCGCGCCGAGCAGTTCTGCCCCGAGCTGAAATCCGATCCCCGCCGTCCACAGCCCGTAACCCGGCGTGATATGTATGCGGTCCAGCGCCGTGATGCCGGCCATTTCGTAACATCTGGCAAACATTTTCGCCCAGTCATCTACATCCTTCTGTGTATAGGGAATGATAATAGGCGTCCCTGTCGTCCCCGAGGAAGAATGGATCCTGACGATCTCCTCATCGGGCACAGCCTGAAGGCCGAGCGGATACGCTTCCCTCAGATCTCCCTTCCATGTAAACGGAAGTTTTTCAAAGTCCTCCTGTGACTGTATGGACTCGATATCGATCCCGGTAAGCTTCTCTTTGTAAAAGCACGGCTTGGAGGTCAGAAGCCTCAAGTTCTCCTTTATGAGCTTGAACTGTAATTCAGTCATCTGCATTATTTTTTACATCCTTTCTCCGGTCTTCCGGCTGTCCATATATTTTTAACATGCCGCCTCTGCGCCGAGGGACAATGCTTTCATATTTATATCAACAAACTGCGGCCGGATGTGTTTCCTGAGCTCCGACTCTATGTCCGGCAGTGTGATGTCCAGCGCCCCGCTCTTTGCGGCCACCCCGAGAAGCGCTACGTTGAGCGCCTTTGCCGAACCGGCCTCCTCACACAGTTTTTCCCCGTCCACGATGCAAAGCTGCCCGGCATGTTCTTTCAGATATTGAAGCATCCCGCCTCCATCATAGTCATTCCCGCTCAATGTGGCAGTTACCGGCTTCACCGCCTTTTTATTGACGATCACCAGTCCGCCATTCCTCAGATAAGGCAGATTTCTCACTGCTTCCGCAGGCTCAAATGCCAGGATCACATCCGCACTTCCGTGCGGAATGAGCGGAGAGTGGATCTTTTTCCCCATGCGCACATGGCTCACCACTGAGCCGCCTCTCTGCGCCATTCCTATCGTCTCGGTCGTCCGTACATCCAGCCCTTTATTCATGGCCGCGTACGCGATCAGTTTGGAGGCGAGGACAACGCCCTGTCCGCCTACGCCGCAAAGCAAACAATTCTTATTCATCTTACTCCACCTCCTGAATTGCCCCGAACTTACACACCTGGGCACAAATACCGCAGCCGAAACAAAGCGACGGTTCTATGGCCGCCTTCCCGTCTGCGTTTACAATGGCCGGACAGCCAAGCTCCCTGATACACTGTCTGCACGACGTACAGGCATCTTCTGCCACCCGGTAAAGAGACGTGGGTTTTGTGACGGCAATACACGGAGACTTGAAGATAACCGCACGCACGCCCTTTTCGTCTATCACTTCCTCCACAGCAGCGACGGCTTCACCGAGCTTCAGCGGATCCGCCTTCACAATTTTGCGCACGCCGACCGCCTCCAGGATCTTCCCGATATCTGCTTTTGCAACGGTCTCTCCCATCATCGTCGTTCCGGTGCCCGGGTGGGGCTGATGGCCTGTCATGGCCGTGGTGGAATTGTCCAGGACGACAAGAACGATGTCTGTCTGGTTATATACTGCGTTTACCACTCCGGTCATACCTGAGGCAAAGAAAGTTGAGTCGCCGATAAAGGCAAAGTTCACCGCATCCGGCTCTATGATATGTAATCCCTGGGCAATCGTCACATCTGCTCCCATGCAGAGACACGTGTCCACCATGTCAAGCGGCTTTGAATTACCGAGTGTGTAACAGCCGATATCACCGGAAAACACCGCCTTTCTCCCGTGTGCCGCCTTCTTGACCGCATAGAACGACGCGCGGTGCGGGCAGCCTGCGCACAGAACCGGCGGCCGGACAGGCAGCGGCGGCATTTCTGCGGCGGCGTCTGCGTTTCCGGCCCGCAGTTCTTCATGGTCAGGCAGGAACCGGCGCAGATCATCCCGCACACTCTCCACGCTGTTTTCTCCGGCATTTTTTGTGTCATGGGTAAGTTTCCCTTTTATAGTCACCGGAAGATGATATTTGCCGGCAATTCTCAAAAGTTCCTTCTCGATCACCGGGTCCAGCTCCTCAATGACAAGCACTTCCTCAAGCCCTCTCAGGAACTCCTCCGCCAGCGCCTCGGGAAACGGATGTGGTGTTCCGATCTTCAGAAGCTTCACATCCTCCGGCAGGGATTCCTTGACATAGGCATAACTGACACCGCCTGCTGCCACTGCCTTTTTTAAAGTCCCCTTCCCCTCAGCCGCATTATATTTGCAGGAAGAGAAAAGCCGGGACAGTTCTTCATTCCGCTTCTCTATCTTCCTGTGGTTCTCATAGGACAGACGGGGAAATATGACCCAGCGCCCCGTATCCTTTACAAATCCTTCCGGTACATTTTCGTCCGCAGCTTCAGCCAGCTCTACCGCTGCACAGCCATGACAGACGCGTGTCGTCGGCCGCAGCAGTACCGGCGTGCCGTACTGCTGCGAATACGCAAACGCGTCTCCCACCATCTCATACGCTTCCTCGGGAGATACCGGGTCGAATACAGGTATCTTGGCAAAGGCCGCAAAGCACCTCGTATCCTGTTCCGTCTGGGACGATATCGGTCCCGGATCATCCGCGGCCACGATGACCATACCGCCCTTCACCCCCACATAAGCAAGGCTCATAAGAGGGTCGGACGCCACATTAAGTCCTACCTGCTTCATCGTGACCAGCGTGCGCGCGCCTGCATAGGCCGCGCCGGCCGCCACCTCAAGGGCAGCCTTTTCATTGACCGACCATTCCACATGTATCCTGCCTCCGCTGTTATGTTTCGCAACGGTCTCCAGAATCTCCGTAGACGGCGTTCCCGGATAACCGGATACAAGATTTACGCCGGCGCGGATGGCCCCGAGGCCTATCGCTTCATTACCCATCAGTAATTCTTTCGCCATATTTATGTATCTCCTTTGCCGCCCTCAAACAGAAGGGCATATCATTATTTATAGTTTTAGATTATATCACAATTTCCAATGGAAACAAAGGCTTTTACCATCATGTAAGATCCGGCGGCCGTTTCTCCACAGACGCCAGAGAGGCAGACCTGCCGTCTCCGGCGGTCCGCCTCCCTGCGTTATCATCATGATACAGACATTACTTATTGCTGTTCTTTGTCGTATTGTCGGTTGTACCACCTTTTACATCTTTGTCGTTTGCATTCTTGTCTGTAGCGTTCTTGTCACGGTTATTGTCGCCGTCAAGGTCGTCTGCGATATCGTCCATACCGTCTTTTACGTCGTCGCCGATCTCATCTGCAACACCTTCGTCGCGTGTGCCGTCTGTGGCATCATTCGTGTTGGTATCGTTGGCTTCACCTGTGTTGTTTCCTGTTGTCGTGTTATTTGTCGCTCCGTTATCCGCAGCGTCCTTGTCACTTCCGCATGCTGTCACTCCCATGATCACGCCTGTGCACATAAGCAAAACTAATAATTTTTTGAACTGTTTCATGTTATAATCTCCCTTTCATGTATATTCATATTAAATCAAGTATTACTTGTTGCTAGTAATATTTGCAGATAATAGAAATATATGCACGAGGGGCGATGGCATATTTTTACATTCGTTCCGCAATGCGTCCGCTTCTGTATGCCGCGAGCAGCACTTCCAGGTCCGCGATCTGTTCTTTCAGTTCTTTTCCCACATCCGTGTCGCCTACGAGCTTGCGCTGCACCACTCGTTTTACGATCGTGCTGTCGGAGTGTATATCGCTTTCTTTCTCAATAGCCGCGTCTGTGGACTCAAACGGCTCATGCGCCGCAAGGATAAGGCCGTAAGAGTTATAGATCAGCGTGTACCCGGCGATCCCTGTCTCTTTTTGATATGCCCTGGAGAATCCTCCGTCTATGACGAGCACTTTGCCCTGGCATTTCACCGGGTTCTCTCCGTCCTTTGACTTCACGGGCACGTGTCCGTTTATGATGTGCGTGCCCTCAGGAGGCAGACCAAACTCCGCCAGGATCCGGTTTACCACCTTCTCATCCTGAAGCATGGAATAATAAGGATTCTTTTTCTCCCTGTGCGTCTCTTTGTCCGCAAGAAAATAACGTTCAAAAGTTGCCATTTTATCTTTGCCAAACAGCGGAGAATTTTCATGGAGCCAGATGTACCACATGATATCCTTACCCCGCTCCTTTTCCTTTTCGTCCAGTGCATAGAAACCTTTTCTGACATAGCTCTCCAGCACTTCATAGAGACTTCTTCCCTTGTAGGAACGCCCGAAGAGACGGACCGGCTTCAGCGCGCCGTCCTCTTTCAGCGGAACACAGCCGTGGTACAGCAGGTTATTGTTGTACACCTTGTACAGGCTCCCCTTATTCAATAGAAAACGCATATGTCTCTGAAGCTTTTCACAGTGCAGAAACGCCTGTTCCAGCCGCTCCATGATGTCTTCTTCTTCCTTCGTCAGAACATATGGATGCTTCGGGTCGACGGTCGGGAAATTCCGGTCCAGAAGTTCATACTCTTTACCGTCTATCTCTATTGTTCCCCGCTCATAGTCAATATGATGCAGAAGATTCCGGTCTTCCATCTTAAAGCCCGGGTTCTTTTTTATGATCTGGCCTTCTACTTTAAACTGGATAATGGAAATTGCCTTGTGCATCTTGATATCCATGAGCATTTCATTCGGATTGTAATTCGGCTCGCCTTTCAGCTTAAAGCAGCCGCACGCGTCGTCCTCATACGTGTTCAGGGCAAAAGTAGCCAGAGGCAGAAGATTGATCCCATATCCGTCCTCCAGAATATCCAGGTTGCCGTATCTTGCGCAGATACGGATCACGTTGGCAATACAGCCTCTCTGGCCCGCCGCGGCGCCCATCCAGAGCACATCGTGGTTCCCCCACTGGATATCGACTGAATGGTGCTCCATCAGTTTTTCCATGATGACATGCGGTCCCGGCCCCCGGTCATAGATATCCCCG
This is a stretch of genomic DNA from [Clostridium] hylemonae DSM 15053. It encodes these proteins:
- a CDS encoding phenylacetate--CoA ligase family protein — encoded protein: MQMTELQFKLIKENLRLLTSKPCFYKEKLTGIDIESIQSQEDFEKLPFTWKGDLREAYPLGLQAVPDEEIVRIHSSSGTTGTPIIIPYTQKDVDDWAKMFARCYEMAGITALDRIHITPGYGLWTAGIGFQLGAELLGAMAVPMGPGNTDKQLRMMRDLQSTVLCATSSYALLLAEEIAKRDMTDKIYLKKGVIGSERWGAKMRKRIADELGVKLYDIYGLTEVYGPGIAMSCDCECGMHYWDDYVYFEIVDPKTGENVPDGEIGELVVTTLRKQGAPLIRYRTHDLTRFIPGSCPCGSKYPRIDTLIGRTDDMVKVKGVNIFPSQIEDMLKGVKEASSEYQFMLDHMNGKDVCTLFVEVNKGVELKEAAKVIQKEFKEKIGITTNVKPVAIGDLPRSEKKSTRIFDNRY
- a CDS encoding indolepyruvate oxidoreductase subunit beta; the encoded protein is MNKNCLLCGVGGQGVVLASKLIAYAAMNKGLDVRTTETIGMAQRGGSVVSHVRMGKKIHSPLIPHGSADVILAFEPAEAVRNLPYLRNGGLVIVNKKAVKPVTATLSGNDYDGGGMLQYLKEHAGQLCIVDGEKLCEEAGSAKALNVALLGVAAKSGALDITLPDIESELRKHIRPQFVDINMKALSLGAEAAC
- the iorA gene encoding indolepyruvate ferredoxin oxidoreductase subunit alpha, whose translation is MAKELLMGNEAIGLGAIRAGVNLVSGYPGTPSTEILETVAKHNSGGRIHVEWSVNEKAALEVAAGAAYAGARTLVTMKQVGLNVASDPLMSLAYVGVKGGMVIVAADDPGPISSQTEQDTRCFAAFAKIPVFDPVSPEEAYEMVGDAFAYSQQYGTPVLLRPTTRVCHGCAAVELAEAADENVPEGFVKDTGRWVIFPRLSYENHRKIEKRNEELSRLFSSCKYNAAEGKGTLKKAVAAGGVSYAYVKESLPEDVKLLKIGTPHPFPEALAEEFLRGLEEVLVIEELDPVIEKELLRIAGKYHLPVTIKGKLTHDTKNAGENSVESVRDDLRRFLPDHEELRAGNADAAAEMPPLPVRPPVLCAGCPHRASFYAVKKAAHGRKAVFSGDIGCYTLGNSKPLDMVDTCLCMGADVTIAQGLHIIEPDAVNFAFIGDSTFFASGMTGVVNAVYNQTDIVLVVLDNSTTAMTGHQPHPGTGTTMMGETVAKADIGKILEAVGVRKIVKADPLKLGEAVAAVEEVIDEKGVRAVIFKSPCIAVTKPTSLYRVAEDACTSCRQCIRELGCPAIVNADGKAAIEPSLCFGCGICAQVCKFGAIQEVE
- a CDS encoding fructose-bisphosphatase class III, which codes for MKELEERYLERLSELYPTIAKASTEIINLQAILNLPKGTEHFLTDIHGEYEAFSHVLKNGSGSVRRKIDDVFGNTMSSRDKQSFATLIYYPAEKMERVKKEESNMEDWYRITLYRLIEVCKRAASKYTRSKVRKALPRDFAYVIEELITEKAEVTDKESYYNAIVNTIIRTGRAEKFIVAMSELIQRLTVDHLHIVGDIYDRGPGPHVIMEKLMEHHSVDIQWGNHDVLWMGAAAGQRGCIANVIRICARYGNLDILEDGYGINLLPLATFALNTYEDDACGCFKLKGEPNYNPNEMLMDIKMHKAISIIQFKVEGQIIKKNPGFKMEDRNLLHHIDYERGTIEIDGKEYELLDRNFPTVDPKHPYVLTKEEEDIMERLEQAFLHCEKLQRHMRFLLNKGSLYKVYNNNLLYHGCVPLKEDGALKPVRLFGRSYKGRSLYEVLESYVRKGFYALDEKEKERGKDIMWYIWLHENSPLFGKDKMATFERYFLADKETHREKKNPYYSMLQDEKVVNRILAEFGLPPEGTHIINGHVPVKSKDGENPVKCQGKVLVIDGGFSRAYQKETGIAGYTLIYNSYGLILAAHEPFESTDAAIEKESDIHSDSTIVKRVVQRKLVGDTDVGKELKEQIADLEVLLAAYRSGRIAERM